One window of Pyrus communis chromosome 12, drPyrComm1.1, whole genome shotgun sequence genomic DNA carries:
- the LOC137711257 gene encoding uncharacterized protein: MAVVAAINNNNNNNNNNNNNINIDNKWVVKVSKATPSKDKANLDPEKDKANPGPEEDKANPDHEENKANPGHDEDKANPGHEKDKANPDLEKDKANPDLEKDKATSTTSTSTSTTTSTTSTTTTNDNNNNNNNNKNNNNNNNNNNNNKNINIDNKRVVEVSKATLSEDKAIPDREEDKANPGTEEDKANPNLGSEEDKANPDAE, encoded by the coding sequence aacaacaacaacaataacaacaacaacaacaacaacaacatcaacatcGACAACAAATGGGTTGTCAAAGTTTCGAAGGCAACCCCTTCCAAAGACAAGGCAAACCTTGATCCTGAAAAAGACAAGGCAAACCCTGGCCCTGAAGAAGACAAGGCAAACCCTGACCATGAAGAAAACAAGGCAAACCCTGGCCATGACGAAGACAAGGCAAACCCTGGCCATGAAAAAGACAAGGCAAACCCTGACCTTGAAAAAGACAAGGCAAACCCTGACCTTGAAAAAGACAaggcaacatcaacaacatcaacatcaacatcaacaacaacatcaacaacatcgACAACAACAACCaacgacaacaacaacaacaacaacaataacaagaacaacaacaataacaacaataacaacaacaacaacaaaaacatcaaCATCGACAACAAAAGGGTTGTCGAAGTTTCGAAGGCAACCCTCTCCGAAGACAAGGCAATCCCTGACCGTGAAGAAGACAAGGCAAACCCTGGCACTGAAGAAGACAAGGCAAACCCTAACCTTGGCTCTGAAGAAGACAAGGCAAACCCTGACGCCGAATAA